The DNA segment AAGAAGACGGCGTATACGGTCCTCATCATCAACAACAAGCACTCTAACTTGTTCACTCATAAGTACTCATCCCCTAACTCTCATTTACATTCATACTTCCCATTTAAATTTAAACGAATAAATAAATGGAATTTCTCGTACCCACATACGAAAAAGCCATACAATTTCCTATACCAAAATTCCTACGTTTTAAATTATACATGTTTTTCACAAAACACGCTATTAGAAAGTATATTTTGTATTGAATAGTTACTTTTTGTTCTTACCAAATCTCGCTTCTGTTTTTAATTGTTTTACTTCATGATGTGATAATTCGCGACGTTCCCCTGCATTTAAACCACGTAAATTTAAGAATGAATATTCTTCACGCGATAATTTTTGCACTTCAAAACCAACGGCTTCGAACATTTTACGCACTTGACGATTTCGACCTTCATGAATCGTGATTTCTACAATAGCTTTATTTTTTGCTTTATCAGAGGAGCGTACTTTTACTTTTGCTGGTGCAGTTTTGCGACCATCAATTACTACTCCACGTTCTAATTCACGAATAACTTCGCGTTCTGGAATTCCTTTTATACGAGCAATGTATGTTTTTGAAACTTCATTTTTTGGATGCATAAGTAAGTTGGCAAAATCACCGTCATTCGTCATTAATAATAAGCCAGATGTATCATAATCTAGTCTTCCAACTGGATAAAGTCTTTCTGGAATATCAGTAAAATAATCTGCTACAGTTGTACGACCTTTATCATCCGTGACAGCTGATACCGTGCCTCTTGGTTTGTAAAAAAGGAAATAGCGATGTTCTTCTTTTGTAAGCTGAATTCCTTCAACTTCAATTCGTTCTGTTCCACTTACTTTAACGCCTAATTCAGTAACTACTTTACCATTCACTGTTACTTTACCTTCTTGAATAAGCTTCTCTGCTTTTCTTCTAGATGTAATACCTGCATTCGCAATCACTTTTTGTAAACGTTCCATTCTTATTCCTCCTCCTGTTCTTTACTTTGGTTAAACCGGTCAAAAAACAGGTCCATTTCATTTTGATCTGGGTCGTCTGCTTCTGGGTCAGCAAGCTTTGGTAAATCCTCTAAAGAATTAAGTCCAAAAGCATCTAAAAACTCACTTGTAGTAACGTAAAGCTTTGCTCGTCCCGCTCCGTCAACGCGACCTTTATCAGTAACTAGTCCTTTTGCAACAAGCGTTCTAATTGGTCCGTCTGTTTGAACCCCGCGAACCTCATCCACTTCCATTCTTGTTACAGGTTGACGATACGCGATAATGGCTAAAGTTTCGAGTGATGCTTGTGATAAAACCGTATTGCTCGGAACTTCCACTAATTTACGTAAGTATTCTGCATGTGCTTTTTTCGTAGCTAATTGAAATGTGCCAGCAAGCTCTAATAAAATAAGGCCTCTATCCGCATTTCCGTTATATCGTTCACTTAAAAGTTCTAATAAATTGAGTGCTTCAATATGCGTGATTTCCATGACTTCCGTTAATTGTTCCGTTGAAAGACCTGCATCCCCCGCCGCAAAAAGCAAACTTTCTAGTATACCAAATTGTTCTTCTCTGTTCACGATAGTTCTTCCCCTTTACCTTGCACATATAAATCCGCAAAACTTTCCGATTGCTCCACTTCGACTAATTTTCGTTTCATTAATTCCAGCAAAGCTAAAAACGTAACGACAAGCTGCTCTTTTGTCTGTTCCTCAAACAATTCATCAAAACGCAAACGGTGATTTTTTTGTTGGTTAAGTTTTCCAAGCACCGAATTCATTCTATCATCAATCGAAATTTCTTGAGTTGTAATTCTAGTATGCAACGGTTTATTTAATTTTTTTCGTCGTAGCATTTTGTTAAAAGCACTTAACATATCATTTAACGATACATCCAGTTCCGCTACTTTTGTCCCATCATCATATTCAGCCAAATCCATTGGTGGCTTACTGAAATAAAAGCTTCGTTCAGCCTCTTTTTCTTTTAATTCTTTTGCGGCTTCTTTAAAGCGTTTATATTCCATTAGCTTTTCAACTAACGCATCACGTGGATCTTCTTCCTCTTCTAGTGTATCATAATCAATTTCAAGTTCTTGTTTTGGAAGAAGCATTTTACTTTTAATTGCTAGTAAAGTAGCTGCCATCACTAAATATTCACTTGCAACGTCTAATTCCATTTCTTGCATTGTATGAACAAATTCCATATATTGATCGGTAATTTCAGCCATTGGAATATCATAAATATCCACTTCTAATTGTCCGATTAAATGAAGAAGTAAGTCAAGCGGCCCTTCGAATGCGTCCACTTTAAAATTCATTTCTACCATATTTGTCCCGCCCTACTATAATGAAAGATCATTTTGCACTAAATTTTCATATGTTTCACGGGCAACGATTAATTTATCAACACCGTTTTCCACAAAAACAACTGGTGGTCTTGGTATTCGGTTATAATTACTTGCCATCGCATAACCATACGCTCCTGTACAAAAGACTGCTAGCACTTCGCCCGCATTCGATTTTGGTAGTGGAAGATCCCAAATGAGCATATCACCTGACTCACAACATTTCCCAGCAATTGCCACTGTTTCTTCTGCAACTTTTTCAGGGTTAGCTGCAAGGACCGCATCGTAATGTGCATCGTATAACGCTGGACGGATATTGTCTGACATTCCGCCGTCAACCGCGATATAATTCCGAATTCCCGGTACTTCTTTACGAGAACCTACTTTATATAAAGTTGTTCCTGCTTCACCAACAAGAGAACGCCCTGGTTCAATCCAAATTTCAGGAATAGCAATAGCATTACTGTTTGCCACATCACGCACTTCTTCCATAATTTGACGCACATATTCGCTTGGCTCTAGTGGCTCATCTTCTGCCGTATAACGGACACCAAAACCACCACCAAGATTAAGGACTTTGGAATCAAAGCCAAGTGTGCCGTGCCACTCAACTAATTTATCCATAATGCGACGAGCCGCTAATTTAAAACCAGTTGTTTCAAAAATTTGTGAACCAATATGACAATGAAGTCCAATCAAATCAAAAGAAGCACTCGCATGAAGCACTTGCTTAATTGCTTTTTCAGCTTGACCATTTGTCAGACCAAAGCCAAATTTTGAATCATCCTGTCCAGTTAAAATATAATCATGTGTATGTGCTTCTATACCAGGTGTTACGCGAATTAAAACAGAAGCTTTTTCATTTCTTTCTATTAATATATTTTCTAATAAGTCAATTTCATAATAATTATCAATAACAAAGCAGCCGATACCATAATCAAGTGCCATATGAATTTCTTCTACGCTTTTGTTGTTTCCGTGAAAATGAATTCTTTCAGGAGGAAAATCCGCTTTAATCGCCGTATAAAGTTCTCCGCCCGAAACAACATCGAGTGATAAACCCTCTTCAGCCATTAATTGGTAAATTGCCACCGCAGAAAATGCTTTACTCGCATAAGCAACTTGTGCTTTTACACCTAACTCTTCAAATGTTTTCTTAAATCCTCTTGCTCGGTCACGGATTAGCGCTACATCATAAACGTAAAGAGGCGTACCATATTTTTCAGTAAGCTTTAAAGTGTCCACCCCACCAATTTCGAGATGTCCTTCTGCATTTACATTCATTGTTCCTAGCCGTTCAAACGTCACGCCAATCCCACCTTTACATTATAGATTTTTAAAAGTTCTTTTATATAGTAGCATACTAAGAAGGCGAGCGACAATAACTATCTGAAAATATTATCAAATACATAAAAAACTCAGCCTAAATCCATTATCTTCTTACTCCAGAAAATAACGAACTTGGACTGAGCTTTGCTAACGATTATCTTATGAAATTTTAGCAACAATTGCTTTTACATATTGTAAAAATGTGCTGCGAACTTGCTCTGTTGTTTCAATAACTTCTGTATGAGAAAGTGGTTGGTCCAGAATTCCAGCCGCCATATTGGTAATACAAGAAATACCAAGCACTCGTAGCCCAGCATGATTAGCAATGATTACTTCTGGTACAGTAGACATCCCAACCGCATCTGCTCCAAGTGTGCGCATCATTTGAATTTCAGCAGGGGTTTCATAAGTTGGACCACTGAATCCAGCATAAACACCTTCGCGAATAGTTATATCCAGTTCTTGCGCGATAAGTCTTGCCTCTACACGTAAAGCCAAGTTATAAGCTTCTGACATATCTGGGAAACGCGGACCAAAATGATCATCATTTGCTCCAATAAGTGGGCTCGTTCCAGTAAAGTTGATATGATCAGAAATCAACATTAAATCTCCAGCGGAATATAGTTCATTCACGCCTCCAGCAGCATTCGTAACCACAAGAATTTCTACGCCAAGCTCTTTCATAACACGAACTGGGAACGTAACATCTTGCATAGAATAACCTTCATAAAAATGGAAACGTCCTTGCATTGCAACAACTTCTTTTTCTTCTAGCTCACCAAAAACAAATTGTCCAGCATGTCCTTCTACTGTTGAAACAGGAAAATGAGGAATTTCGCTATAAGAAAGTTTTGTAGGATTCTTTACCTCATCTGCAAGTACACCTAAACCTGATCCAAGAATCAAACCAATTTTTGGTGTTCCAGCATAACTCTCTCTAATTTTTGCAACTGCTTCATTTACTTTTTCTAAACTCATTTTTGTTCCTCCCTTTTCCTATTTCAAGTCTTTTAAGAAACTTTTTCCATATTCAGGCATTTTTACATCAAAATTGTCAGCAACCGTTGCGCCAAGATCAGCGAAAGTTTTGCGCAACTCTAATTCTGAACCGCCATTTTTGAAACGTGGTGAGTATACAAGTAATGGAACAAATTCACGCGTGTGATCAGTACCCGTATAAGTTGGGTCATTTCCATGATCAGCTGTAATAATTAATAGGTCATCCTCTGTCAATTTTTCCATTACTTCTACTAAACGGCCATCAAAATCAACGAGCGCATCCGCATAACCTTGAGGATCACGGCGATGTCCGAAAAGCGCATCAAAATCAACCAGATTAAGGAAACTCATTCCATTAAAATCTTTATCTAATACAGCAATAAATTGATCCATTCCGTCCATGTTTGATTTCGTACGGATAGATTCCGTTACACCTTCCCCATCAAAAATATCTGAAATTTTACCAATTGCAATCACATCTTTACCACCATCTTTTAAAGCATCCATTACAGTTGGTTTAAAAGGTTTTAGCGCATAGTCATGACGGTTTGGTGTTCTAACAAACGCACCTGGTTCCCCGACAAATGGACGTGCAATTATGCGACCAAGCATATAAGGATCATCTAGTGTAATTTCCCGACAAAATTCACAGATCTCGTATAATTCTTCTAAAGGCACCACATCTTCATGAGCCGCAATTTGTAAAACAGAATCAGCCGATGTGTAAACAATTAGGGCGCCAGTTTTCACATGTTCTTCTCCGAGTTCAGCCATGATTTCTGTACCACTTGCAGGTTTATTCCCGATTACTTTTCGACCAGTTTTTTCTTCAATTTGGTTGATTAAATCATCAGGAAATCCATCCGGAAATACGCGGAAAGGTGTATCAATATAAAGTCCCATAATTTCCCAGTGACCCGTCATAGTATCTTTACCATTAGAAGCTTCTTGCATTTTCGTATAGTATGCAAGTGGTTTTTCAGCTTTTTTAATTCCGTCGATTTCGCGGATATTGGATAAACCTAATTTACCCATCTCCGGCATGTTTAAGCCACCAACATGTTTCGCAATATGTCCAAATGTATCTACATCAAAATCACCAAACTTAGCAGCATCTGGTGCTTCTCCAATACCAACTGAATCCATTACAACTACATGTACTCGTTTAAATTTATCTGGCATATTTATTCATCCTTTTCAACTATATTTTTTAAGCGCGCGGGTGAAATTGTTTGTACACATCTTTTAGGCGCAGCTTTGTTACGTGTGTATAAATTTGTGTAGTGGAGATGTCGGCATGGCCAAGAAGTTCTTGTACCGACCTTAAATCAGCCCCATTCTCAAGCAAATGGGTGGCAAATGAATGACGCAAAGTATGCGGTGTAATCGGCTTTTCAATACCTGATTCTTTCGCAATTCCTTTTAAAATCTTCCAGAAACCCTGTCTTGTAAGACCTTGACCATGGTGATTCAAAAAAACAAAATCATTTCGATACTTTGGCCTTCTGAGCTTTGGCCTTGCCTCTTCTAAATATTGCTCCAACACAGTGGTTGCCGTCTTGCCAAGCGGGATAATTCTCTCTTTATCGCCTTTACCAATAGTTTGAATGAAACCCATATGAAGATGCAAATCGTCCATTTTAAGTCTGACAAGTTCTGTTACCCGAAGCCCCGTCGCATATAAAATTTCCATCATTGCTTGATCTCTAAGACCAAGTGGTGTACTTATATCCGAGGAACTTAGCAACTTTTCAACATCATCTAGGTTTAAAACTTTCGGTAAGCTTTGTGCTTGTTTAGGTGTTTCAATTTGGATCATTGGATCATGTGACATTTTTCCGTCATGCATTAAATAATGGAAAAACGATCGCAAGGAAGCAATGTATCGCGCTACGCTTCTTGCTGACTTTCCCTCTTGTCTAGCAAACGCCATAAATCCTACTATGTCACTTCTTTCCAGTATATTTGGATCTGTCAAATTCTTAGAAGTCTCCATATAAGAAACAAAATAGCGTAAATCTCGTTGATATGCTTTGATTGTATTAGCGGATAAGCCTTTCTCTACAATTAAAAAATGTAAAAAATCTTCAATTAAATCATTCATAAGCATTTCCTCCACAAGTCCTATTCTACCATGTTCCACTCCCACTGAAAACGTTTAAGTAATAGAAAAAAACTTGTAATACTTTTCGCGCAATTCAGTCCATCCTTTTAAACATAAAAAAAGTTTGAGATTTATGATCCCAAACTCAGCTATTATTCTTTTTTGATTTTTGTCTGCAATCTGCGCATACTCCTTGGAAAGTTAAACGATGGTCTTTCACGAGAAAATTCCATTTTGATTCAACGATTTTTTCCACATCTTCAAGTAAGTCTTCTTGAATTTCTTCTACAGACCCACATTCCAAACAAACAAGATGATGATGGAAATGTTTAGCTCCCTCTTGTCTCAAATCATAGCGAGATACGCCGTCGCCAAAATTAATTTTATCTACTACACGTAGTTCTGTTAATAACTCTAATGTTCTGTATACAGTTGCAAGGCCAGTGTCAGGCGCAATGTCTTTCACACGCAAGAAAACTTCCTCAGCACTTAAATGATCTTTTTCATTTTCCAGTAAAACGCGAACAGTAGCTTCTCGTTGTGGTGTCAATTTATAACTAGCATCATGAAGTTGTGCTTTAATGCGGCCAATACGACCTTCCATTGTATTTCCTCCCTTGGTTGCTATGACAAGTTGTCGTTCTAAATTATCATCATTATCATTTAACAATAAATACAGTTTATAATAATTATAATTAAAATGCAAGTTCAAAATTCACTTTTCACGTTAAAAATGGCACGTAGTCAATTCCTATTACTTATGTTTACTAAGATATCACAAAAGCAATAGGCTGTCTACAATGATTATCAATTACTGTACAATTTCTCGTTATTAATAATAATTATTATTTAGCTTTAGCAAGAAGGAACAAGAAATATGGTGCACCGATGATTGCCACAACAATGCCTGCAAATATTTCAGAAGGTTGGATAATCAAACGGCCTATCGTATCAGCAAGTAATAATAATAGCCCCCCAGAAAGGGCTGCCGTAATCATTACCCAGCGATGCGATGAACCAACTAATTTTCTAGCAATGTGGGGGCCAATCAGACCAATAAAGGCAATTCCACCACTAACGGAGACACAAGCTGCTGCCAGACCAACAGCTACTATTAATAGAACAAATTTTTCACGTTCTACTCGAACCCCAAGTCCTGTCGCTACTTGGTCGCCAAATGAGAGTACATCAAGTGTTTTTACTTTCATAAAAGCAATCGCTCCTAAAATTAGTAACCACGGTAAAAGCGCAAATACATATTGCCAACTGGATGCCCAAATATTTCCAGCCATCCATTCAGCATAACGTTGATAATTTTGCGGATCCAGTCGAACAGTAAGTAAAGTAATTAAAGCCGCAATCGCTGCAGCAACTGCAATACCTGTTAGTAGCAATCGATTAGGAAGTAACCCTTCACTTCTACTATAAGATAGGCCATACACCACAAACGCAGTTAAAATCGCTCCTATAAATCCAATCAACGGCATAAATAAAACCGGCACATCCATTGTAGATGGAAAGAAGGAAATATAAAGCATGACTGCCAAACCAGCTCCGTTGTTTATTCCCAAAATACCAGGGTCAGCTAGCCCATTGCCAGAAATCCCTTGCAAAATCGTCCCTGAAATCGCAAGCCCTGCGCCCACTAAAAGCGCAATGACAATGCGTGGTAATCGAAATTCAGTCACAATCAGTTGTGTCCCTGCATCTGCCATCCCAAAGAAAGATTTAATTACTTCTAAAAAAGGCAATTTCGAATAACCAGCATTAACACTATATGTAAATGTACAAATAATGAGCACACTTAAAATTATTAAAGTCCATATACGTCGCGACCTTTTCTGCTTTTCCGCAATAGTCATATACATTATAAGTTCCTCCTTTCTTTACGAGCTACATATAAGAAGAAAGGAACACCAATTAACGCAAAAATAACACTGATTGGCGTTTCATATGGTGGATTAATCGTCCTTGCAACAATATCTGCTGCTAAAGTCAAAAATGCCCCAACAACAGCCGAACAAGGAATAATCCAGCGATAATCTACCCCAACCAAAAATCGTACTAAATGTGGCACAATTAAACCAATAAAACCAACCGGCCCAACAACCGATACCGCCAGTCCAGCTAAAATTAAAACGACCACCATAGAAGCTATTTTAACAAAAGTCGTTTTTTCACCTAATCCAACTGCAATATCGTCCCCTAAACTTAAAATCGTAATCGATTTACTTAACAAAATCGCCGCAATCAGTGCTCCAAGTAACCATGGCCACATCGCTGCAAGCTGGCTCCATTTTACTCCAGCAACACCACCAGCATACCAAAATGCTAAATCTTGACTTAGCTGAAAATAGATAGCGAGCCCTTCACTAAGTGCAGTGAGAAGCGAACTTACTGCCGCACCAGCAAGTACTAAGCGTGTTGGCGACATCGCACTCCCAGCAATCGAACTCACACCAAATACCAAGAATGCTCCAATCGCTGCACCAACAAAAGAAAATAAAATCAAATAGTTATAACTAAGCCATGGCATAAACGCAAAACAAATCGCTACCATAAAAGTTGACCCAGCATTCAATCCAAGTAAGCCTGAATCAGCCAGTGGATTTCTTGTAATTCCCTGCATAATTGCTCCAGCTACCGCAAAAGCAGCCCCAATAGCCATATCTGCAATAACTCGAGGAACACGTAAACTCCGGATAATCTGATGCTCCGTATCCGTACTATTATAATGAAAAAGTGCATCCCAAACTGTACTTAAATTAATATCGGCCGCTCCAACCGCAATTCCGAACAACGCAAGAATGAGAAGCAGTAAAATCCCGCCCGATAGTATAAATTTAGCAACAGTCGGTCTAGTATTCATTTTTATCTGTTTTGACTTAACCATCTGCACATGTTCCTTCCATCTAAATTATCCGCTCAAATCAAGTGATAATAATTATCAATCGCAAGGAAAATTATATCAATATCATTCACTAAGCGCAATCTTTAGTTGGATTCAAGTAACTTCTCTACGATAATATCCAACTGCCCTTCTACCGCTAACGGATCATAGTAAAACATTGTATCAAAGTCCATTTGGTACACTTTCCCTGCTTTAAAAGTGGGTAAGTTTTTCCAAATCGGTGAGTTAGTTAAATCTTTTAATGTTTTCTCACCATCTTTTGCTTCACCTGAAGAAGTATTCGTTACGAACATTCTATCCGCTGCAAAATCAGGTAAAACTTCAAGTGAAATTTTTTGCCAATCTTGTCCATCCAGAACATCTTTTTGGATTTTCGTTGGTGCTTTTAGTTGTAAAGCATTATAAATCGCTTGACCACCGCGTCCCATATTTTGTCCCATCACATAAAAATCTTTATCTTGTACTTCATAAATTCCCACTGTTTCATTTGGATCTAATTTTTCTGCTAATTTCGCTCTGCTGTCTTTGGCTTTTTGATGGAATTTATCCAACCACTCTTCTCCAGCTTTCTTTTCACCTACTAAATCTGCAATTTGGCGTACATCTTCTTCCACATTTTTAGAAGTCGCATAAGGAATCAAGACAGTAGGAGCAATTTTAGACATTTTTTCAAACTCATCTTCATTAGAAACAACAATTAAATCAGGCTTTAATTCAGCAACTTTTTCCACTGAAACTGGATCGCCAATATCTGCAATTCCATCCACTTTTCCTTTTAAAAATGGATTTTCCATTTGTTTTGCTCTAGCACCAACTGGTTTCATTCCAAGTAATACTATATTTCCTAAGTATTCCGACGCTACAATCCGTTTTGGATGAGCAGGAATTTCTACTTTCTTCCCATTCGCCATTGTATATGTACGCATCTCGACTTTATCACTTCCAGCCGATTTGTTATCCCCACAAGCAGTCAAAACTATGGTTGTTAAAAGCATTAATACGAGTAACATGATACCCTTTTTCAAACGAATCCCTCCTGTAATTGATAATAATTCTCAGTTAGTATAGCAACTTTCCTCATAAAGTGCAAATCATCACTTGCATCTTTGCTATAAAAACTCTATACTTAACCATTGAGAATGATTATCACCTTAACTTTAAATTGGAGCGATGAAAATGAAAGACCTTCATACAGAAAACTTACAAATTTCATACGACAAACGAATCATTGTTGATGGTTTAGATATAGCCATTCCAGCTAATAAGATAACCGCCTTAGTTGGCGCAAACGGTTCTGGGAAATCGACTATTTTAAAAACGATGTCCCGCTTAATGAAACCTAGTAAAGGTGCTGTTTATTTGGACGGTAAAACGATTCATAATGAACCAACAAGAGAAGTTGCCAAACAATTAGCTATTTTGCCACAAAATCCTTCTGCACCTGATGGTTTGACGGTATTTGAATTAATTTCGTATGGTCGTTCTCCTCATCAAAGTAGTTTTAAATCCATCACTGCAAAAGATCGGGAAATCATTTTCTGGTCATTACGTGTCACTAATTTAACAGAATTTGCCGATCGACCAATTGATAGTTTATCAGGTGGACAACGCCAACGAGCTTGGATTGCAATGTCGCTGGCTCAAGAAACAGACGTTTTATTCCTTGATGAACCAACGACTTTTTTAGATATGACCCATCAACTAGATGTGCTTAATTTATTGAAACAATTAAACCAATCAGAAAACCGTACTATCGTTATGGTTGTTCATGATTTAAATCACGCCTCTCGTTACGCACACCATATGATTGCTATTAAAGAAGGAAAAGTAGTTGCTGAAGGTTCACCAGCTAATGTAATGACCGAACAAACATTAGAAGATGTTTTTAATATCAAAGCAGATATTTTGATTGATCCACGCAGCGGCGTCCCTCTTTGTCTCCCGTACGAAACTTGTAATGGATGCGAAATTGTAAAGGAGCTTGATTCCATTGCCAAATGAAGTATATGATGTCACCATTATTGGCGGCGGTCCAATTGGACTTTTTTCCGCATTTTATAGTGGCCTACGTTCAATGAAAACTAAAATAATTGATGCGGAACCAGCTGTTGGTGGCAAAGTCCGTTACTTTTTTCCCGAAAAAATTATTCGCGACATTGGTGGTATTCCAGCTATTACTGGTGAAAATCTTGTTGCAAATTTAAAAGAACAAGCCGAGACGTTCCATCCAACTATTGTTTGTAATGAGCGTGTAGTGGATGTGACTAGATTAACGGATGGTACTTTTCAATTAATCACTCATAATGGTTCCATCCATTTTTCTAAAACAATTGTTATCGCAACAGGTAGTGGAACTTTTGAAGTAAATAAACTGGAAGCATTACATGTGGAGGATTTTCCACTAGCGATTCATTACGATGTGAAAAATATCGAGCAATTTCGAGATAAAGTTGTTGCCGTTTCCGGTGGAGGAAATTCAGCTATTGACTGGGCCCAAACACTTGAGCCAATCGCTAAACAAGTACATCTTATTTATCGCGGAGAAGATTTTAAAGCACATGAAGAAAGCGTTCGTGAACTTAAAAACTCTCGCGTCAAAATTCATATTCACCATGAAATCCATGAATTATTTGGAACGAACAACCAGCTAGCTGAAATAAGTGTTATTTGCAATCAAACACAAGCTACTAAAACTATTGAAACAGAAGCACTCTTCATTAATCATGGAGTGAAAGTAGATCTTGGAACGATGGCTGAGTGGGGATTCGAACAAGCTGATTTTGGTATCGTTGTAGATGATGAAATGAAAACGACTGTCCCTGGCATTTTTGCTTGTGGAGATAGCGCCACATATCCTCGAAAACTTCGCATTATTGCAGCTGGATTACATGAAGGGCCGATTGCGATTAATAGCGCAAAAAAATATTTAGAACCAACTGCTGCTGATGAAGCAATGATCAGCACTCACCACGAAAGCTTTATTGGTTAAAAAAAGGATTTGGGCTCACTCGCCCAAATCCTTTTTTTCATCACATATACCAAATTCAACAATTCGCATCATTTCCGTAAATTCATTCGCAAGCGGAATAAAGTCATCCATCGTCGCATCTGGATGATGTTGTAAATAAATCGTGCTTTTCTCTGTAATATATTGAAAGAGAGCCGCCATCACTTTATGTGTCGCATCCATATTTACACCTTTTTTTAACTTCATTTCACTTAAAACTTGATTCATTTGCGCTTTTGATTGCTCTATTGCTTTATCAAAAAAGCCATCTAATTTACCTTTTAATTCCGTTGGTGGGTTACCATAAGCTTGCATAATCAAGCCAAATACTGCTGGATATTTACGATTAAAATCCAGTTTCATCTTCGTGGACCAAATCGCCATCTCAACAAAATCTGCCCAGGGTTCTCTTTCCAAACTTACTTCATTCGCTGCAAAATCAATCGCATAACTCACAGCTGCAATA comes from the Listeria welshimeri serovar 6b str. SLCC5334 genome and includes:
- a CDS encoding pseudouridine synthase, with translation MERLQKVIANAGITSRRKAEKLIQEGKVTVNGKVVTELGVKVSGTERIEVEGIQLTKEEHRYFLFYKPRGTVSAVTDDKGRTTVADYFTDIPERLYPVGRLDYDTSGLLLMTNDGDFANLLMHPKNEVSKTYIARIKGIPEREVIRELERGVVIDGRKTAPAKVKVRSSDKAKNKAIVEITIHEGRNRQVRKMFEAVGFEVQKLSREEYSFLNLRGLNAGERRELSHHEVKQLKTEARFGKNKK
- the scpB gene encoding SMC-Scp complex subunit ScpB, producing the protein MNREEQFGILESLLFAAGDAGLSTEQLTEVMEITHIEALNLLELLSERYNGNADRGLILLELAGTFQLATKKAHAEYLRKLVEVPSNTVLSQASLETLAIIAYRQPVTRMEVDEVRGVQTDGPIRTLVAKGLVTDKGRVDGAGRAKLYVTTSEFLDAFGLNSLEDLPKLADPEADDPDQNEMDLFFDRFNQSKEQEEE
- a CDS encoding segregation/condensation protein A, yielding MVEMNFKVDAFEGPLDLLLHLIGQLEVDIYDIPMAEITDQYMEFVHTMQEMELDVASEYLVMAATLLAIKSKMLLPKQELEIDYDTLEEEEDPRDALVEKLMEYKRFKEAAKELKEKEAERSFYFSKPPMDLAEYDDGTKVAELDVSLNDMLSAFNKMLRRKKLNKPLHTRITTQEISIDDRMNSVLGKLNQQKNHRLRFDELFEEQTKEQLVVTFLALLELMKRKLVEVEQSESFADLYVQGKGEELS
- the lysA gene encoding diaminopimelate decarboxylase, with translation MTFERLGTMNVNAEGHLEIGGVDTLKLTEKYGTPLYVYDVALIRDRARGFKKTFEELGVKAQVAYASKAFSAVAIYQLMAEEGLSLDVVSGGELYTAIKADFPPERIHFHGNNKSVEEIHMALDYGIGCFVIDNYYEIDLLENILIERNEKASVLIRVTPGIEAHTHDYILTGQDDSKFGFGLTNGQAEKAIKQVLHASASFDLIGLHCHIGSQIFETTGFKLAARRIMDKLVEWHGTLGFDSKVLNLGGGFGVRYTAEDEPLEPSEYVRQIMEEVRDVANSNAIAIPEIWIEPGRSLVGEAGTTLYKVGSRKEVPGIRNYIAVDGGMSDNIRPALYDAHYDAVLAANPEKVAEETVAIAGKCCESGDMLIWDLPLPKSNAGEVLAVFCTGAYGYAMASNYNRIPRPPVVFVENGVDKLIVARETYENLVQNDLSL
- a CDS encoding purine-nucleoside phosphorylase, translating into MSLEKVNEAVAKIRESYAGTPKIGLILGSGLGVLADEVKNPTKLSYSEIPHFPVSTVEGHAGQFVFGELEEKEVVAMQGRFHFYEGYSMQDVTFPVRVMKELGVEILVVTNAAGGVNELYSAGDLMLISDHINFTGTSPLIGANDDHFGPRFPDMSEAYNLALRVEARLIAQELDITIREGVYAGFSGPTYETPAEIQMMRTLGADAVGMSTVPEVIIANHAGLRVLGISCITNMAAGILDQPLSHTEVIETTEQVRSTFLQYVKAIVAKIS
- the deoB gene encoding phosphopentomutase is translated as MPDKFKRVHVVVMDSVGIGEAPDAAKFGDFDVDTFGHIAKHVGGLNMPEMGKLGLSNIREIDGIKKAEKPLAYYTKMQEASNGKDTMTGHWEIMGLYIDTPFRVFPDGFPDDLINQIEEKTGRKVIGNKPASGTEIMAELGEEHVKTGALIVYTSADSVLQIAAHEDVVPLEELYEICEFCREITLDDPYMLGRIIARPFVGEPGAFVRTPNRHDYALKPFKPTVMDALKDGGKDVIAIGKISDIFDGEGVTESIRTKSNMDGMDQFIAVLDKDFNGMSFLNLVDFDALFGHRRDPQGYADALVDFDGRLVEVMEKLTEDDLLIITADHGNDPTYTGTDHTREFVPLLVYSPRFKNGGSELELRKTFADLGATVADNFDVKMPEYGKSFLKDLK
- the xerD gene encoding site-specific tyrosine recombinase XerD yields the protein MNDLIEDFLHFLIVEKGLSANTIKAYQRDLRYFVSYMETSKNLTDPNILERSDIVGFMAFARQEGKSARSVARYIASLRSFFHYLMHDGKMSHDPMIQIETPKQAQSLPKVLNLDDVEKLLSSSDISTPLGLRDQAMMEILYATGLRVTELVRLKMDDLHLHMGFIQTIGKGDKERIIPLGKTATTVLEQYLEEARPKLRRPKYRNDFVFLNHHGQGLTRQGFWKILKGIAKESGIEKPITPHTLRHSFATHLLENGADLRSVQELLGHADISTTQIYTHVTKLRLKDVYKQFHPRA
- the fur gene encoding ferric iron uptake transcriptional regulator translates to MEGRIGRIKAQLHDASYKLTPQREATVRVLLENEKDHLSAEEVFLRVKDIAPDTGLATVYRTLELLTELRVVDKINFGDGVSRYDLRQEGAKHFHHHLVCLECGSVEEIQEDLLEDVEKIVESKWNFLVKDHRLTFQGVCADCRQKSKKNNS